The following are from one region of the Nymphaea colorata isolate Beijing-Zhang1983 chromosome 7, ASM883128v2, whole genome shotgun sequence genome:
- the LOC116257626 gene encoding AP-3 complex subunit delta produces MAGLSSSSSSSPSIMESLFQRSLEDMIKGLRAHPLGEPLFLSKCLEEARREARSTDHDTKTAALEKLAYARSVLGVDSSPWSDFHVVEAMSFPRHAHRRVGYLAASLSFSDSTEVLLLITNLLRKDLTGKSELDAALALEFLSVAATPDLARDLTPEVFALLGSGKPYLKKKAIAVLVRLFDRYPDSVRVCFKRLVESLDASDVQVVSAAIGVFCELAAKDPRSYLPLAPEFYKVLVDSKNNWVLIKVVKIFASLAPLESRLGNKVVRPICEIMRKTGAKSLMFECIRAIVLSFSEHDDAVASAVEKIRELLLDEDPNLTYLGLQALLILMPKRLSAVLENKDAVVKSLEHGDPSIRRVALTLVMGMVSEDNVVEISRVLVSYAFKSDPEFCNEILGSILSTCSQNLYELVVDFDWYVSLLGEISRSPHCGHGEEIERQLIDIALRVKDARVELVRVCRDLLIDPALLGNPLMDRILSAAAWIAGEYVDLSKNPIELAEALLQPRANFVPPAVRAVYIQSVFKIFVFCLYSDFMQPESANELDSCNDGKISVKKKNLDKFAALSLSEESVDNKIEMDTVNSEDKLVPETSSAVLECMFEDRFPVKLGGGEQVSSMAVTEKGIYSCNSIFHLLNLVRGSISPLVDIDHVDVQERARNVLGFINSLEKIPGFCVEENVSEDTFFVQKKENKRAFEFIELMYGIFLEELGPVSVYAQQRVQVPDGLVLKENLADLDSILGGDVSQLGSFRDENRENREWDVHLFNLQKNEDKKPTDESSSLLSEHRKRHLMYYLPTEIEPSESNDYPPANISQSLGHSSDTTNDLAKLTEKSLISKMTNRSKPRPQVVKLDEGDEVRKPAARRGQGQLTSTVNNVQEGERESSVSSHPVNDKAESSKFLNESTIKMDRSSTLLGETSLPEKEKYGRGEKHGDGNSSLKMDKSRSRDKDRHRDSSRHDKKDKESTKHSSKSDRHRTKHKNQQRSKSPISVDPKTTVIPDFLL; encoded by the coding sequence ATGGCGGGTTTATCGTCATCGTCTTCGTCGTCGCCGTCGATCATGGAGTCGCTGTTCCAGCGGAGCCTGGAAGATATGATCAAGGGCCTGCGTGCCCACCCCTTAGGTGAGCCCCTCTTCCTTTCCAAATGTCTGGAGGAGGCCCGCCGGGAGGCGCGCTCCACCGACCACGACACCAAGACCGCCGCCCTGGAGAAACTGGCCTACGCCCGCTCCGTCCTAGGCGTCGACTCCTCCCCCTGGTCTGATTTCCACGTCGTCGAGGCCATGAGCTTTCCCCGCCACGCCCACCGCCGCGTCGGCTACCTCGCCGCCTCCCTCTCATTCTCCGATTCTACCGAGGTCCTCCTCCTCATCACCAACCTCCTCCGCAAGGACCTGACTGGAAAGTCCGAGCTCGATGCTGCACTCGCCCTCGAGTTTCTCTCCGTGGCCGCCACCCCTGACCTCGCGCGCGACCTCACTCCCGAGGTTTTCGCGCTCCTGGGCTCCGGCAAGCCTTATCTCAAGAAGAAGGCCATCGCCGTCCTCGTTAGGCTCTTCGACAGGTATCCGGACTCCGTCCGTGTGTGCTTCAAGCGGCTTGTCGAGAGTCTCGATGCATCGGACGTGCAGGTGGTATCCGCGGCCATTGGAGTTTTCTGCGAGCTGGCGGCGAAGGATCCCCGATCGTATCTGCCGTTGGCGCCTGAGTTTTATAAGGTTCTGGTTGATTCGAAGAACAACTGGGTGCTGATCAAGGTAGTGAAAATCTTCGCGTCGCTTGCCCCACTGGAGAGCAGGCTGGGCAACAAGGTGGTCAGGCCGATCTGCGAGATCATGAGGAAGACCGGTGCAAAGTCTCTCATGTTTGAGTGCATTAGGGCGATAGTCTTGAGCTTTTCTGAGCATGATGACGCGGTTGCTTCAGCTGTTGAGAAGATTCGAGAGTTGCTGCTTGATGAAGATCCAAATTTGACCTATCTTGGATTACAGGCGCTTCTGATTTTGATGCCGAAGCGGCTGTCCGCCGTCCTAGAGAACAAGGACGCCGTCGTGAAGTCCCTCGAACATGGAGATCCCTCGATCAGGAGGGTGGCACTAACTCTGGTGATGGGTATGGTGTCTGAGGACAATGTAGTTGAAATTTCGAGGGTCTTGGTGAGTTATGCCTTTAAATCTGACCCTGAGTTCTGTAACGAGATATTGGGATCGATCCTTTCAACTTGCAGTCAGAATCTTTACGAATTAGTTGTGGATTTCGATTGGTATGTCTCACTACTCGGGGAGATATCGAGGAGTCCACACTGCGGGCACGGGGAAGAAATTGAGCGACAACTGATAGACATTGCTCTCAGAGTCAAGGATGCTAGAGTCGAGCTGGTTCGTGTTTGTCGGGACCTTCTGATAGATCCTGCTTTGCTCGGCAATCCTCTAATGGACAGGATTTTGTCAGCGGCTGCGTGGATTGCTGGCGAATATGTCGACCTCTCAAAGAATCCGATTGAATTAGCGGAGGCATTACTGCAGCCACGTGCAAATTTCGTACCACCTGCTGTAAGGGCTGTTTATATCCAGTCAgtgttcaaaatttttgttttctgtttatatTCAGATTTTATGCAACCTGAATCTGCCAATGAGCTAGATTCTTGCAATGATGGTAAGATCTCtgtaaagaagaagaatttaGATAAGTTTGCTGCATTAAGCTTGTCTGAGGAATCAGTAGATAATAAGATAGAAATGGACACTGTAAATTCAGAGGATAAATTGGTGCCTGAAACATCAAGTGCAGTTCTTGAATGTATGTTCGAAGATAGGTTTCCTGTGAAGCTAGGTGGTGGAGAACAAGTTTCTTCAATGGCTGTGACAGAGAAGGGTATATACTCTTGCAATTCTATTTTTCATCTTCTAAATCTAGTTAGAGGATCTATCTCTCCACTGGTGGACATCGATCATGTTGATGTTCAAGAGAGGGCAAGGAATGTACTTGGATTCATTAATTCACTGGAGAAAATTCCTGGGTTTTGTGTAGAGGAAAATGTTAGTGAAGATACTTTCTTTgtgcaaaagaaggaaaacaagagaGCTTTCGAGTTCATTGAGCTGATGTATGGAATCTTTTTGGAGGAACTTGGTCCCGTATCTGTCTATGCCCAACAGAGGGTTCAAGTGCCCGACGGACTTGTCCTTAAGGAAAATCTTGCTGATCTGGACAGCATCTTGGGGGGTGACGTTTCTCAACTTGGCAGCTTCAGAGATGAGAACAGAGAAAATAGGGAATGGGATGTTCATCTGTTTAATTTGCAAAAGAATGAAGATAAGAAGCCAACCGATGAGTCCTCATCTCTGCTGTCTGAACACAGAAAGCGACATTTGATGTACTACCTACCTACTGAAATAGAACCATCCGAATCTAATGACTACCCACCTGCTAATATTAGTCAATCACTTGGTCATTCTTCTGATACTACTAATGATCTTGCAAAACTTACGGAGAAGTCATTAATATCAAAGATGACAAACCGCTCAAAACCACGGCCTCAGGTTGTAAAGTTGGATGAAGGAGATGAAGTAAGGAAACCTGCTGCAAGGCGAGGACAGGGTCAGCTTACTTCCACAGTAAATAATGTGCAAGAAGGGGAAAGGGAATCATCAGTGTCATCACATCCAGTGAATGATAAAGCAGAGTCAAGTAAATTCTTGAATGAGTCAACCATTAAAATGGATAGAAGTTCAACATTGCTTGGTGAAACTAGCttgccagaaaaagaaaaatatggccGTGGAGAAAAGCATGGAGATGGAAATTCAAGTTTGAAAATGGATAAGAGTCGTAGCAGGGATAAAGATCGGCATAGGGATTCTTCCAGGCATGataagaaagataaagaaagtACAAAGCACTCAAGTAAGAGTGATCGTCATCGCACAAAGCATAAGAACCAGCAAAGATCAAAAAGTCCCATATCTGTAGACCCAAAGACGACAGTAATTCCAGATTTTCTCTTGTAG